A genomic region of Vitis vinifera cultivar Pinot Noir 40024 chromosome 7, ASM3070453v1 contains the following coding sequences:
- the LOC100250944 gene encoding cytochrome P450 81Q32 → MEDAWLYTSLSVVFLLFAFKLLLQSKRGHGNLPPSPPAVPILGHLHLLKGPFHRALHHLSETYGPIFSLRFGSQLVVVISSSSAVEECFTKNDVIFANRPRLMVSEYLGYKYTSIVSSPYGEHWRNLRRLCALEIFSSNRLNMFLGIRKDEIKHLLRRLGRDSRDNFAKVELKSLFSELTFNIITRMVAGKRYYGEGSDFEEAKHFREIIRKSFLLSAASNPGDFLPILRWMDYGGYEKKMAKNSRELDVILQGLIDEHRSNSKKGLMGNNTMIDHLLSLQKSEPEYYTDQIIKGVTMNLVFAGTDTAAVTMEWAMSLLLNHPDVLKKAKVELDTCVGQERLLEEADLPKLHYLQNIISETFRLCPPAPLWLPHMSSANCQLGGFDIPRDAMLLVNSWTLHRDPKLWDDPTSFKPERFEGGERGETYKLLPFGTGRRACPGSGLANKVVGLTLGSLIQCYEWERISEKKVDMMEGKGLTMPKMEPLEAMCSAYEILKNVLQDEETMVN, encoded by the exons ATGGAAGACGCCTGGCTGTACACATCTCTATCTGTTGTCTTTCTCTTGTTTGCTTTCAAGCTCTTGCTTCAAAGCAAAAGAGGCCATGGAAACCTCCCACCAAGTCCACCTGCCGTTCCTATTCTAGGCCATCTCCACCTCCTGAAAGGGCCTTTCCATCGAGCTCTACACCATCTTTCTGAAACCTACGGTCCTATCTTCTCCCTCCGCTTCGGATCCCAACTCGTTGTTGTAATTTCCTCTTCTTCCGCTGTTGAAGAATGCTTCACCAAGAACGATGTGATCTTCGCGAACCGCCCCCGCTTAATGGTCAGCGAGTACCTGGGGTACAAGTACACCAGCATAGTTTCATCACCATACGGCGAACACTGGCGCAACCTCCGCCGCCTCTGCGCGCTAGAAATCTTCTCCTCGAATCGACTTAACATGTTTCTAGGCATCCGTAAGGATGAAATCAAGCATCTACTCCGCAGACTGGGTCGGGACTCAAGGGATAATTTTGCAAAGGTAGAGTTGAAATCCTTGTTTTCAGAGCTAACGTTTAATATCATAACGAGGATGGTTGCAGGAAAACGGTACTACGGCGAAGGGTCGGATTTTGAGGAGGCTAAGCATTTCCGGGAGATCATAAGAAAGAGTTTTCTATTGAGTGCGGCATCAAATCCAGGAGATTTTTTGCCCATATTAAGATGGATGGACTACGGAGGGTATGAGAAGAAGATGGCCAAGAACAGTAGAGAGTTAGATGTCATCTTGCAAGGTTTGATTGATGAGCATAGAAGTAATAGTAAGAAGGGTTTAATGGGTAATAATACTATGATCGATCATTTGCTTTCCCTGCAAAAATCGGAGCCAGAGTACTACACGGATCAAATCATTAAAGGGGTTACAATG AACTTGGTTTTTGCCGGAACTGACACTGCGGCAGTAACAATGGAATGGGCGATGTCCCTTTTGCTTAACCATCCCGATGTGCTGAAAAAGGCTAAAGTAGAACTAGACACTTGTGTTGGACAAGAACGGTTGCTAGAAGAGGCTGATCTTCCCAAACTACACTACcttcaaaatatcatttctGAAACCTTTAGACTCTGCCCACCTGCTCCACTTTGGCTGCCTCACATGTCATCTGCAAATTGCCAATTAGGGGGATTCGATATACCTAGAGACGCGATGTTATTGGTCAATTCATGGACCCTTCACAGAGACCCTAAATTGTGGGATGATCCCACTAGCTTCAAGCCGGAGAGGTTTGAAGGTGGAGAAAGAGGTGAAACGTATAAGCTATTACCATTTGGAACCGGAAGGAGGGCTTGTCCTGGGTCTGGTTTGGCCAATAAGGTGGTTGGCTTGACTTTAGGGTCACTGATTCAATGCTATGAATGGGAGAGGATCAGTGAGAAAAAAGTTGATATGATGGAAGGAAAAGGACTTACCATGCCCAAAAtggagccattggaagccatgTGTAGTGCATATGAAATCCTTAAAAATGTCCTTCAGGATGAAGAGACAATGGTTAATTAA
- the LOC100259358 gene encoding cytochrome P450 81Q32 — protein MEARWLYSSLSFLFFALAVKFLLQRNKGKRLNLPPSPPGFPIFGHLHLLKGPLHRTLHRLSERHGPIVSLRFGSRPVIVVSSPSAVEECFTKNDVIFANRPKFVMGKYIGYDYTVVSLAPYGDHWRNLRRLSAVEIFASNRLNLFLGIRRDEIKQLLLRLSRNSVENFAKVELKSMFSELLLNITMRMVAGKRFYGDNMKDVEEAREFREISKEILEFSGTSNPGDFLPILQWIDYQGYNKRALRLGKKMDVFLQGLLDECRSNKRSDLENRNTMIDHLLSLQESEPEYYTDEIIKGLIVAMQVGGADTTAVTIEWAMSLLLNHPEVLKKARDELDTHIGHDCLIDETDLPKLQYLQSIISESLRLFPSTPLLVPHFSTEDCKLRGFDVPGGTMLLVNAWALHRDPKLWNDPTSFKPERFETGESETYKLLPFGVGRRACPGIGLANRVMGLTLGSLIQCFDWKRVDEKEIDMAEGQGLTMPKVEPLEAMCKTRQVMNNVSSKILNSV, from the exons ATGGAAGCTAGATGGCTATACTCATCCCTGTCTTTTCTGTTCTTTGCGCTTGCTGTCAAATTTTTGTTACAGAGAAATAAAGGAAAACGCCTAAATCTTCCACCAAGCCCCCCTGGTTTTCCTATTTTCGGTCATCTCCATCTCCTCAAAGGGCCGCTCCATCGGACTTTACATCGTCTTTCAGAGCGACATGGTCCCATCGTCTCTCTCAGATTTGGATCAAGGCCCGTGATTGTGGTGTCCTCGCCGTCAGCTGTAGAAGAATGCTTCACCAAGAACGATGTCATCTTTGCGAACCGCCCCAAGTTTGTGATGGGCAAGTATATTGGGTATGACTATACTGTTGTATCACTGGCACCATATGGTGACCACTGGCGCAACCTCCGCCGCCTTAGCGCTGTTGAAATTTTCGCTTCGAATCGCCTCAACTTGTTTTTGGGCATTAGAAGAGATGAAATCAAGCAATTACTGCTCAGGCTATCTAGAAATTCAGTTGAAAATTTTGCTAAGGTAGAGTTGAAGTCCATGTTTTCAGAGCTACTGCTTAATATTACAATGAGAATGGTGGCGGGGAAGCGGTTTTATGGTGACAACATGAAGGATGTTGAGGAGGCAAGGGAGTTCAGGGAGATCAGCAAAGAGATACTTGAATTTTCTGGGACATCAAACCCTGGAGACTTCCTCCCAATCTTACAGTGGATTGATTATCAGGGTTATAATAAGAGGGCTCTGAGGCTTGGGAAAAAGATGGATGTGTTCTTGCAAGGTCTGCTCGATGAGTGTCGGAGTAATAAGAGGAGCGATTTGGAGAATAGAAATACTATGATTGATCATCTGCTTTCCTTACAAGAATCAGAGCCAGAATATTACACTGATGAAATTATCAAGGGGCTTATAGTG GCAATGCAAGTAGGGGGAGCTGACACAACAGCAGTGACAATAGAATGGGCAATGTCTCTTCTGCTCAACCATCCAGAGGTGTTGAAGAAAGCGAGAGATGAGTTGGACACTCACATTGGGCATGATTGCTTGATTGACGAAACCGATCTTCCCAAATTGCAGTACCTTCAAAGTATCATTTCTGAGTCCCTACGCCTGTTCCCGTCAACCCCACTTCTAGTACCACATTTCTCAACAGAAGATTGCAAACTCAGAGGATTTGATGTACCAGGAGGCACTATGTTATTAGTTAATGCATGGGCCCTTCACAGAGACCCTAAGCTGTGGAATGACCCAACAAGTTTTAAGCCTGAGAGGTTTGAAACAGGGGAAAGTGAGACATACAAGCTGCTGCCTTTTGGAGTGGGAAGGAGGGCATGCCCCGGGATTGGCCTAGCCAATCGCGTGATGGGTTTGACTCTAGGCTCACTGATTCAGTGTTTCGATTGGAAGAGAGTAGACGAGAAGGAAATTGACATGGCCGAGGGACAAGGGCTCACCATGCCCAAGGTGGAGCCTCTAGAGGCCATGTGTAAAACAAGACAAGTCATGAACAATGTTTCATCCAAAATTCTGAACAGTGTCTGA
- the LOC100247722 gene encoding cytochrome P450 81Q32, translating into MEDIWLYTSLTVVFLLFAFKVLLHRRRNHGNLPPSPPAFPVLGHLHLVKLPFHRALRTLSEKYGPIFSLRLGSRPVVVVSSPCAVEECFTKNDIVLANRPHFLSGKHLGYNHTTVDALPYGEDWRNLRRLCSIQILSSNRLNMFLGIRSDEVKLLLRRLSQDSRDKFAKVELKSLFSKLTFNTITRTIAGKRYHGEEVGMEEVKQFQEIIGEIFELGGTSNPMDYLPILEWVDYGGYKKKLMKLGRQTEAMLQCLIDERRNSKNRGLEDKSTTIDHLLSLQKSEPEYYTDEIIKGLILVLILGGSESTAVTIEWAMALLLNHPDALNKAREEIDIHVGQGRLMEESDLSKLGYLQNVISKTHRLYPAAPLLLPHMTSSHCQVGGFDIPKGTMLLINAWAIHRDPKAWDNPTSFKPERFNSEENNNYKLFPFGLGMRACPGSGLANKVMGLTLGLLIQCYEWKRVSKKEVDMAEGLGLTMPKAVPLEAMCKARDIIKMVV; encoded by the exons ATGGAAGATATCTGGCTATACACATCTCTTACTGTCGTCTTTCTATTGTTTGCTTTCAAAGTCTTGCTTCACAGAAGAAGAAACCATGGAAACCTCCCACCAAGCCCGCCTGCTTTTCCTGTACTAGGTCATCTCCACCTGGTGAAATTACCTTTCCATCGAGCTCTACGGACTCTTTCTGAAAAGTATGGTCCCATATTCTCCCTCCGCCTCGGGTCTCGCCCAGTTGTTGTCGTCTCCTCTCCCTGCGCCGTCGAAGAATGCTTCACCAAGAACGACATCGTCCTCGCTAACCGTCCTCACTTCTTGAGCGGTAAGCACCTGGGCTACAACCACACCACTGTGGACGCCTTACCATATGGCGAAGACTGGCGCAACCTCCGCCGCCTCTGCTCAATCCAAATCCTCTCCTCCAATCGCCTTAACATGTTTCTAGGCATCCGCAGTGATGAAGTCAAGCTTCTGTTGCGCCGACTGTCTCAGGATTCCAGGGATAAGTTTGCAAAGGTAGAGTTGAAATCATTGTTTTCAAAGCTGACGTTTAATACTATAACGAGGACGATTGCAGGGAAGCGATACCATGGCGAAGAAGTGGGTATGGAGGAGGTTAAGCAGTTTCAGGAGATCATAGGGGAGATTTTTGAGTTGGGTGGGACTTCAAACCCGATGGACTACTTGCCCATATTGGAGTGGGTTGACTATGGGGGTTacaagaagaagctgatgaagcTCGGTAGACAGACAGAGGCGATGCTGCAATGTTTAATTGATGAGCGTAGAAATAGCAAGAACAGGGGTTTAGAGGATAAAAGCACCACCATCGACCATCTGCTTTCATTGCAAAAATCAGAACCAGAGTACTACACTGATGAAATTATCAAAGGACTTATACTG GTTCTAATCCTAGGTGGAAGTGAGAGTACAGCGGTAACAATAGAATGGGCGATGGCTCTCCTACTCAATCATCCAGATGCGTTAAACAAAGCTAGAGAAGAGATAGACATTCACGTTGGACAAGGAAGATTGATGGAAGAATCAGATCTCTCCAAATTGGGGTACCTTCAAAATGTCATCTCTAAGACCCATAGATTGTACCCTGCAGCTCCACTCTTGCTACCCCATATGACATCAAGTCATTGTCAAGTGGGAGGATTTGATATACCAAAAGGCACCATGTTGTTGATTAATGCATGGGCTATTCACAGGGACCCTAAGGCATGGGATAACCCTACAAGTTTTAAGCCAGAGAGATTTAATAgcgaagaaaataataattacaaaTTATTTCCATTTGGGCTTGGAATGAGGGCATGTCCTGGGAGTGGTCTAGCCAACAAGGTGATGGGTTTGACTTTAGGGTTATTAATTCAATGTTATGAGTGGAAAAGGGTTAGTAAGAAAGAAGTTGATATGGCGGAAGGGCTAGGACTCACCATGCCTAAGGCTGTACCATTGGAGGCCATGTGCAAAGCTCGTGATATCATCAAGATGGTTGTTTGA